GGGCGGCCAGGTCGAGGCCGGCGTGCCAGGGTGAAGGCGGCGTGGCACGGCGCACCGTGTCCATGTTCGAGGTCTCGATGGTCAGGCAGGCGGTGGCGATCTCCGGCGCCAATTTCTTGGCCTCCAGCAGCGTGCGCCAGTCGAAGGACTGAATTGTTGTGCGCGCCACGACGCCCTCGGCGCGGACCGCCTCGACCACGGCGCGGGCGAAGGTCTGCGGATCGGCGGTCTCGTCCGGCCGGTCGGGCGAAAGCTTGGTCTCGATGTTGAAGCGCACCGCGTCGCGGCCCATCGCGCGGGTCAGCGCGACCAGCGCCTGCCAGGTCGGGATGCGCTCGCCGTCCGCCGCCACCTGCTGCGTCCATTGCCGCGCATAGCGGCCCTCGGGGTTCAGGCGCCCGACGTCGTAGGCGTCGAGCTCGCCGCGGCTGAGCGTGCGGATCGGCGGACCCCAGCCGGTCAGCCACTTGCCGTCGGGGCCGCGCGCCAGGTCGGGGTTCAGGCGCGGATCGTGCGCCAGCACCAGCACGCCGTCGCTTGTCAGCCCCAGATCGGTCTCGATGGTGGTGACGCCGATCTCAAGCGCCTTGCGGAAGGCCGCCAGCGTGTTCTCAGGCGCCAGGCCGCGCGCGCCGCGGTGGCCCTGCAGGTCGAAGTCCTGGGCTGCCGCCGTCGCACTGGCCAGCAGAAATGAAGCTGCGATGATGGTTCTGCGCATGGCGCGCATGGTAGCATCCCCGGCCTGACCGTAGAGGGACGAAGACGATGGACGCGACCGCGATGCTGCGGCAGTTCTGCGACGCGGTGGAGCGCAAGGACGGCGCCGGCCTGGCGGCGCTGTTCACCGAGGATGGCGTCTATCACGACGTGTTCTACGGCGCTTTCAAGGGTCGCGCGCGGATCGCCGAGCTGATCCACGACTTCTTCTACAGGACCGCCGACAGCTTCCGCTGGGACATGCACGATCCGGTGTTCGACGGCCGCACGCTCTATGCGCGCTACACCTTCAGCTACCGCTCGAAGCTGCCCGAAGCGAAGGGCGCGCGGGCGATGTTCGAGGGCGTGGCGATCATGCGCATCGAGAACGGCCTGATCGCCGAGTACCACGAGGTCGCCAACACCGCGACCGGCTTCGTCGACATGAACTTCGCGCCCGAGCGCATCGCCAAGCTCGTCGCACGCCAGGGCCGCGAGCTGAAGGCGCGGCCCGAGATGGCGCGGCATCTGGCTTAGGGCACCGACATGCTGTCATCCCGAGCGCAGCGAGGGATCCAGGGCAGACATAGATCCCTCGCTGCGCTCGGGATGACAGGAAAGGCACACTGAAGCACCACCATGCATATCGGTATCCTCGAACCGGGCGTGACGCCTGATGACCTTCTCGACGCCCACGGCACCATGCCAGAGATGGCTGAGCGCCTGTTCGGCGCGCTCGATCCGTCATTGCGCTTCAGCACCTGGCGCGTCGTCGACGGCGTCTTCCCCGAATCGGTGACCGCCACCGACGGCTGGCTGGTGATGGGCTCCAAGCACGGCGTCTACGAGGACCTGCCGTGGATGCGCACGCTCAAGGATTTCCTGCGCCGGGCGATCGCCGCCGACGTGCCGGTGGTCGGCATCTGCTTCGGCCATCAGATCCTCGCCGAGGCCATGGGTGGCAAGGTGGTGAAGTCCGAGCGCGGCTGGGGCTGCGGCGTGCACCGCTACAGCCTGAGCGACGGCGGCGAGATCGCCATCGCCGCCATGCACCAGGACCAGGTGATCGAGGTGCCGCCCGATGCCGCCGTGATCGCCACGTCGGAGTTCTGCCCGGTGGCGGGCCTCGACTACGGCGGCCGCGCGCTCTCCTTCCAGCCGCATCCGGAGTTCGACGACGCCTTCGTCCGCGATCTCGTGGCCAGCCGGCGCGCGTTCTCGATTCCGGCGCCCGTCGCCGACGTGGCGCTGGCCAGCATCGGCGGTCCGACGGACCGCGAGCGACTCGGGCGGCGGATCATCGACTTCTTCCGCGGCCGGCAGGTCGCAAGGGAGGCTGCCTAAAGGCCCTATAGAAGAGCCCAACCACTTCGCGCGCTCCGCAGGAAAAACCTTGGAAAGCGGGCTCAGTGTTGAACAGCCGAGTTCCGCGTCCACGGAACGGAGCGTATTTGTCGCCGTTTACTAACGATTGTACAATGTCTTCCGCGTGAGCGAACGAACGAAGCTCGGCCACGGGGGAGGCATGCCGGTCAGCAACATTCCTGAGTTCAACGTGCTGGGCCTCCTGCCTGCGTGGATTGGCAGCCCCACAACTTTAAAGGACCGTTCACCCTATGAGGTATCGATGTCTCAGGTCGTCGATCGGTTTGGTAAGTCACGCCAACGCCTGGAGCTTCTCGACGGTCTCGTGAAGTACCGGCAGGCGCTTTTCTCATCTGGTTTCGTGGTCGGCTACCAGTGGTTGAATGGCAGCTTTGTGGAGGATGTAGAGAAAACTCGTGGCCGTGCGCCAGGAGACATCGATATCGTCACACTGTTTCGACGCCCAATTAAGTACCAGGTGGATCCGAAAGCTTGGGCGGTGGATGTGGCACAGTTCACGACGATGCTTTCCCCTCGTGAGTGCAAGACCAGATATCACTGTGAAGCGTTTCCGATTGATCTTGATAAGCCTGCTGAGAAAATCGTTGAGGACGTTACGTACTGGTTCTCGCTGTTCTCTCATCAACGAATAACAGATGCCAGAAAGGGAATGTTGCTCGTGCGACTGGCTACTACGCCTAGTGACGGCATCAACGAAGCTCAACTAGTGCAGCAAGCGAAAGCCTCGCTAGATGGTTAAGGCCTTGGAAAAGCAGGCGCTGTCTGCTGAGCTGGCAGCTGTGGATCAGATCCTCGACTCTCGTTCGGTAGAGGATGATCCAATAGGTGTGCTCGCGTATAAGGAGCTAAAGGCAACTCTGGAGGAGCGACTTCGGGAACTTGAAGCATTCCCTGATACGCTCGCCAACGTTGCTTTGTTCTTCAGCGGATCGCCCGTGTTTGGCACGCATTCAATTGATGCTGCCTTTGCGAGTGACGCGCTAGGAAAGTATCAGGACATTGTCTCGAGACAGTTCGCGAGTCGAAGCGAAGAAGGGCTATTGGGTGATCGCGGTCGTGTTCCGCTCAAAGAGCTTTCAGCATTGCAGATCCACGGCGTCGTTCACGGGTCGTTTGGTTTCCTGCTTGAGGAGAGAGGTAGCGACCAATTGACGTTTGTCCCAACCGCGTTGAGGGAAACGCTAGACGAGGTAACACGAGCTATTGAAGCTTTCGGTATGGGAACCGACGAGCAATATGTCCAAACAATCGAGTCGATGAACAGAAGAGTTTTTGCTGCAGTAAAGGACTTCTACGAAGTGTTGCACAACGCAGGCGCTACATTGCGCATTGTGGAGGGAGATAAGGACGACACCTTTGGCCCAGAAAGTATTTCAAGAGGTTATGATCGATCTCAGAGGACAAATATCGAGGAGCGTGAAGAGAAACTAAGCGGTATCCTCTTGGGTATTCTACCAAATACGATGCAGTTCGAATTCCAGCCCGATGGTCGTGATGTGATCTCTGGCAAGACCGGCCCTAGTATAAGTCAAAGCTACCTTGAGAGAATCCACGCCGACGAGAAAGTGGTAGGATCGCGATGCGTTGCTAAGGTTCTCACGAAGACGACCGTTCGCCCGACAGGTCAGGTTACAACGAAGTACGTCTTGATAGATCTTTCAGTGCCTTGAAGGTACTCGTCGTGGCTATAGGCGCTGGAGTGCCTCTTGGAGGTAGTCAACGTGGCGGCGTGTAGGGATCGCGTGCGCCGGGCGGCACCGGCGGGTAGTCCTGCAGGCTCTTCTGGAAGTCGAGCACCATGCGGCGCATGTAGGAGCTGACCCAGCTGTTGGCGGTCGCGATGTCGGTCTCTTCCTTGGGGTCCTGGATCAGGTTGAAGAGATAGGGCGACTCCAGCTTGATCGGCCCGTCGTTGACCTCGGGCTCCCAGATCAGGTGCAGCTTCCAGTCCTTCCACTTCACCGCGCGCAGTTCCTGCTTGATGTAGAAGACGAAGCCCTCGCGGTTGGAGTGCGTTTGCTTGCCGCTGAAAAAGTCGAGCTGGTCGATGCCGTCGATCACGCGGTCGGTCGGCACCTCGGCGCCGACGATGCGGGCGATGGTCGGGAACAGGTCGGCGATGTGCACGATCTCGTTGGTCACGACATCCGCCGGCACCGTGCCCGGCCAGCGCAGCACGAAGGGCACGCGCAGGCTGCCTTCCATCGCCGTGTGATACGTGCTGCGCCAGTAGCCGGCGGTGCCGCGCCAGGGCGTGCGGAACTCCGGCCCGTTGTCGGAGCCGAACAGGAAGATCGTGTCCTTGGTGACGTCCAGCCTGTCGACCGCGTCGAGGATCAGGCCGACGTTGTGGTCCATCTCGGCCAGCGAATCGGCCATC
The window above is part of the Alphaproteobacteria bacterium genome. Proteins encoded here:
- a CDS encoding type 1 glutamine amidotransferase; translation: MHIGILEPGVTPDDLLDAHGTMPEMAERLFGALDPSLRFSTWRVVDGVFPESVTATDGWLVMGSKHGVYEDLPWMRTLKDFLRRAIAADVPVVGICFGHQILAEAMGGKVVKSERGWGCGVHRYSLSDGGEIAIAAMHQDQVIEVPPDAAVIATSEFCPVAGLDYGGRALSFQPHPEFDDAFVRDLVASRRAFSIPAPVADVALASIGGPTDRERLGRRIIDFFRGRQVAREAA
- a CDS encoding glycerophosphodiester phosphodiesterase translates to MRRTIIAASFLLASATAAAQDFDLQGHRGARGLAPENTLAAFRKALEIGVTTIETDLGLTSDGVLVLAHDPRLNPDLARGPDGKWLTGWGPPIRTLSRGELDAYDVGRLNPEGRYARQWTQQVAADGERIPTWQALVALTRAMGRDAVRFNIETKLSPDRPDETADPQTFARAVVEAVRAEGVVARTTIQSFDWRTLLEAKKLAPEIATACLTIETSNMDTVRRATPPSPWHAGLDLAAHGGSLPRLAKAAGCDTWSMFWRNLTPELVKEAKGMGLLVLPWTVNDPGEMGRLIDMGVDGLITDYPDRLRQVMTARGLKLP
- a CDS encoding nuclear transport factor 2 family protein encodes the protein MDATAMLRQFCDAVERKDGAGLAALFTEDGVYHDVFYGAFKGRARIAELIHDFFYRTADSFRWDMHDPVFDGRTLYARYTFSYRSKLPEAKGARAMFEGVAIMRIENGLIAEYHEVANTATGFVDMNFAPERIAKLVARQGRELKARPEMARHLA